The following nucleotide sequence is from Thermus hydrothermalis.
GGAGGGGAGCGCCATTTTGGCGTATGTGGCTACTGCGCTTGTGGGCCAGCTTACGGTGGCTTCTCTTATTATCCTGTTAGCGCGCTTTAGGGAGATGTATGGGCAGACCCGTTTTTGGAGGGAGCAGGCCCTCACGTGTGCCCTTACGGGCTTACCCAACCGCCGGGCCTTTGAGCTCGCTCTTGCTCGGGAGATTTCTAGGGCAGAGCGTTACGGAACGCCTTTTAGCCTGGTTCTTGTGGACCTGGATCACTTTAAGAGAATCAACGATACCTTGGGCCACGACTATGGAGACGAGCTCTTACGCCGGGTAGCCCGGTTGCTTGTGGATCAGGTGCGCCGGGAAGATGTGGTGGCTCGGTGGGGTGGGGAAGAGTTTGCGCTTCTTTTGCCTTCCACGCGGGCGGAGGATGCCCAGCGTATAGCCGAACGGCTTCGCCAAGTTCTTCAGGCGCAAAACCTGGGGCTGACGGCGAGCTTCGGCGTGGCGGAATACGTGCTTGGGGAAGAAGAAGATAGCCTCTTCCGGAGAGCGGATCAGGCGCTTTACCGGGCTAAGGACGCTGGAAGAAACCGCGTGGAGGTAGCGGAATGAGGGCGATGGATCTTGCCTATTACCCTTACCCTTCCCGCCGCCACGTGGTCTTGGGGCGTCGGGGGGCGGTGGCCACGAGCCAGCCCCTGGCGGCCCTGGCGGGGATGGAGATGCTCCTCAAAGGAGGGAGCGCCGTGGACGCCGCCATCGCCATGGCCGCCTGCCTCACCGTGGTGGAGCCCACCTCCAACGGCATCGGGGGCGACCTCTTTGCCCAGGTTTGGGACGGGAGGCTCCACGGCCTGAACGCTTCCGGGAGAAGCCCCATGGCCCTTACCCCCGAGCGGCTTCCTGAGGGGAGGATGCCGGAGCGGGGCTGGCTTCCCGTGACGGTGCCCGGGGCGGTTTCGGGGTGGCGGGCGCTCCACCAAAGGTGGGGAAGGCTCCCCTTTCCCGAGGTCCTGGCCCCCGCCATCCGCTACGCCGAGGAGGGCTTCCCCGTGGGGCCGGAGACGGCGCGGGCTTGGAAGCGGGCGGAAGGCGTCTACCTTCCCCTCGAGGGCCCGGAGTTCGCCGCCTTCAAGGAGGTCTTCTTCCCCGGGGGCAGGGCGCCCAACGCGGGGGAGGTGTGGCGTAGCCCCTTCCACGCCAAGACCCTTAGGGAGATCGCCGAAACTTACGGGGAAAGCCTCTACCGGGGCGCTTTGGCCGGGGCCCTGGCCCGCTTTAGCGCCAACACAGGAGGCCTCCTCACGGAGGAGGACCTGAAGGCCCACGCCCCGGAGTGGGTGGAGCCCCTTTCCCTGGACTATAGGGGCCTCACGGTCCACGAGCTTCCCCCCAACGGCCAAGGGGTAGCGGCCCTTCTCGCCCTGGCCATCCTGGAGGGATTTGAACTAAGGCCCGAGGACCCCTTTAGCTACCACCTGCAGGTGGAGGCCATGCGCCTCGCCCTGAAGGACGCCTTCCGCTTCGTGGCCGACCCGAGGCACATGGAGCTAGACCCCCGGGCCTTCCTTTCCAAGACCTACGCCGCCGAAAGGAGGCGCCTCATTGGGGAAAGGGCCTTGCCCAAGGTGCTTCCCGGATTAAGGCCGGAGGGGACCGTCTACCTGGCGGCGGCGGACGGGGAGGTCATGGTCTCCCTCATCCAGTCCAACTACCAAGGGTTTGGCGCCGGGGTCCTGGTGCCGGGGACGGGGATCGCCCTGCAC
It contains:
- a CDS encoding GGDEF domain-containing protein, coding for MIRLITLPPRGWELVGYLAVGAVFAYAFAQGPRRAPRYLVHGAGLYFFLEIARSLHRGVESWQFLLLGPWIPALYVLAAFAHPVAAAWRYSLIWTLLLYGMVSWGLERREGSAILAYVATALVGQLTVASLIILLARFREMYGQTRFWREQALTCALTGLPNRRAFELALAREISRAERYGTPFSLVLVDLDHFKRINDTLGHDYGDELLRRVARLLVDQVRREDVVARWGGEEFALLLPSTRAEDAQRIAERLRQVLQAQNLGLTASFGVAEYVLGEEEDSLFRRADQALYRAKDAGRNRVEVAE
- a CDS encoding gamma-glutamyltransferase family protein; translation: MDLAYYPYPSRRHVVLGRRGAVATSQPLAALAGMEMLLKGGSAVDAAIAMAACLTVVEPTSNGIGGDLFAQVWDGRLHGLNASGRSPMALTPERLPEGRMPERGWLPVTVPGAVSGWRALHQRWGRLPFPEVLAPAIRYAEEGFPVGPETARAWKRAEGVYLPLEGPEFAAFKEVFFPGGRAPNAGEVWRSPFHAKTLREIAETYGESLYRGALAGALARFSANTGGLLTEEDLKAHAPEWVEPLSLDYRGLTVHELPPNGQGVAALLALAILEGFELRPEDPFSYHLQVEAMRLALKDAFRFVADPRHMELDPRAFLSKTYAAERRRLIGERALPKVLPGLRPEGTVYLAAADGEVMVSLIQSNYQGFGAGVLVPGTGIALHNRGLGFSLEEGHPNRVGPGKRPYHTIIPGFLTREGKPLGPFGVMGGFMQPQGHVQVVVALADFGLNPQAALDRPRWQVVPGREGDEVLLEPGISQATALFLKDLGHRVRYEAEYGLFGRGQVILREGEVLVAASDPRAEGLALAL